The following DNA comes from Sebastes umbrosus isolate fSebUmb1 chromosome 8, fSebUmb1.pri, whole genome shotgun sequence.
TACTGAATAGTTTCGCCTCTTCAGGCctctaaaattaaaaaaaataacttttagttTGAACTACTCAGGACTAATACATACACAATATATTCACTAAATGTCAGCAaactcctctctctgttctcgtcaGCATCCCCTACTTTGAGACGAGTGCCATGACGGGCGTCGATGTGGACCAGGCGGTGACCACCCTGCTGGACctggtgatgaagaggatgGACCAGAGCTCTTCCGGGGGCCCCAGTTCTGAACCCAACGGCAGCCCCGTCGTCAGccacgaagaggaggaggctccTTCCAGGAGGAGGTGTGCCTGTTGATGTTACCACCAGCagccactcatttcttttttttacatttgcatCTAAATGACACTGCATTTTTAAAACGCTGCTGTTTTCTGGAGCTTGACCAGAGTGCCTGCTAGGTGAGAAGATCATTTGAGATCTTAAAATCAGCTACTGCTGtctgaaatgttatttattcaCAGCTTGTGCATTGTGAGAAAGCGTAGATACAGGAGAACAAGACCTTACAAATTGTATATAGTACAGTAAGTGAATaggtattgtaaaaaaaatgttttaaaaacaccAAGTGGTTCTGATTCAGCGAAAAAAGAGTCAATTATCGTCTTCAAATGGGTCATATCagagaaaaatactgtttttatttgACACATTGAGGCATTGATGGAAGGAATATGCAGGCACATAACGTATATTTATCATGGAGTATAATCAAAAAACACTTAAGACATGGTTACATTTCTTATATGAATGATCGTTAGAACAACCAAGATAGCAAAGTCACTTACATGATTTATGACTTTTATACGACATGTACATAAGCGGCCAAGCTTTTTTATGCTTTATGGAACAAAGTTGCCATGCAGATCGAACACAAGTACAAGAATGTTAAAGGGTTGTTGGAACAAATCCTGTATTGTGCTGCGTTTGGAATAAAGACGTTTTATGTTTAGGTTATGTGTATGTCACTGTCttgtcattttaaatgtaaCGCACAAAACTATACTGTTATTCTGACTGGAAATACAATCCTCACAGACGTTGTTAGCATCattattgtttacacacattctacacattgattttgatttaaattaaGAGAAAATGTCCTGCATTCATGTCAGTGGATTTTTCCAAACAAATCGAGGACATTCATGGAGTCACAAATAAACTCTACCACATTACTTTGgctgaaaagcaaaaaaagtctaaaatgatTTTTGTGCCACAAAAAGTGATATTCAACATCAAATTCAACATCAAAAAAAGGGATACTCCATTTCTTATACAATAATACTTGCTGTTAGTTGTCATACATCCTCCAAAATCCCAAATCCATCTGTGTCAAgctaacatttctctctctttggtgTACAAAACATTCCTAATGACGGGGACTACAGAAACTATCCTTAAATGTACACATCTATGGCATCAATTAAATGGCCTAAAAGTCAAACTTCTTCATCAGATATGTGTTGTCATGGTGGTGACTGCACTGTGATTTGGAGACAGCACACAAAAATCTGAAATGATCATCTTGTCTAAAGGAGACGGACAAAAAAGAAACGCTTTGTGTGGGACGGGATGTCGAGCAAACGCCTACCACGCTAAATCTGAATGAGCACAAAACCACACACTACTATCTGGTTATGTGTGAATGAGTGCATCGCTCTGTGTATTAAACCTCGGCCTGAGCCATTGAGTTTGTAACGAGGAGCCCATGTCGCAGAGTCATGAGACGGGTCATGTGGCCAGCTTTCAAGTCTGCGGGGTGGACTGTTATCGAGAACCCAAGATTATCTACAGTTACAAAAAATAAAGCTTAAGTTGATCTGTAGAGGTTTGGTCCCATGTGGAATATATTAGGGTTCTTTTAGCCATCAAACGTCTCTCGTACAAAGAAAAGGTGATATTCTTAAGGAATACACCATCAGGAATACAAACAATAGCAAAGAAGTCAATTTTTACCCTCAAAACAATCTTCAAAAAGGTTGTATAAAACTAGCCTAAAAGATTTGTTAGTGCTTCACATGCAATGTCATTTAAATGGATCATGCTCTTTATACGAGATGCACataacattcattcatttctgtttgatgtcacaaatattgGAATTGAtatgatgaataaataacttTCCCCCGTCAACAAAACCTCTATAATAAATAGTGAATTCTCTTCTTTAGTAATCTTTATAATTGAAATAGTGGTAAACCTCAAGATAAGTTGTTGGTATTGAAGAAACTGTCCAAAATGTTGTCCTGATGTTTTTCGCCACGCTAGCGCCATGATTTATGTCACAAAATAGTCCGGTACCTTTTTGTcgaactttacatttttcccGGTAAGTATTGTAAACGTGTCTCTCCCTTTTTCACTGATCCAACAGTTGTGTTTTCTGGAGCTGGTTGCAGCTGTTCGTAAATGCAAACTCAGTTTGtttactaaattaaaacaggTTTCACTACACCAACGAGttcttaaataaatattagtCGTTACTAAAATATTTACACTGACTAAACTGCAGGTGAAACTGTTGCAGCACAGCTAACTGAACCAACTGACAAAGCTAATTTCATCTGAACTGTGTAATAATGTAAACGTCAGAGATTTTAAATTGCGCTTCACAAAAATACCCCAAATTACAAAATGATATGCAAGTAACATTAGACTAACATCAGCTAGGTTAGCTAGCATAATTGGATATTTGCCAATCATGCTAAACTGCATGAATACTAGCttcagaaaacatttacatGTATGCATATGAAACAAAGTCACACCTACATTTAAAAAGGATTGGCAGTTATTTGCCCCCCTAAAACCTTAACTTTATTCATGTTAATAAAGTCTTTACTAGCTAAGATATTCAAAGATCGATACCACAGTTATCTTAGCTTagtataaagactggaaattGAGTAAACAGAGCCTGACCAGAAACTCTAAAGCTctctaattaacatgttatgtcttgtttgtttaatttataccaaaaaaaatttaaaaagcaacaatttgtggttttacggGGGGGTTACTATTTCTTGGCCCGGAGCAATGACTTCCTGAGGTCTCCTCGTCACCACGAGGATGCAACTTGATTTTTAAACTTGCTAGTGTTTAATTAGAACTTAAAAAGTACTTTACACACAAACTTAGGAATGAATTTATGAATAACCGGTGTAACCAGTTTGTGACTCATGTATGTACATTCGACTCATAGATCTAAGCATGTGATTATCCGAAAAATAAATACCCAGGAGTTTGTTTAACCAAACTTAACGCTACATCGAGGTATAGATTTAAAAATCCTCCAAGACTCTCAAGAAATGTCCTTGCTCAAATTTTCAAACAAAATAACATGTCAATATTTTTCCTGTGTTTTGGGATACAGGTTaaaaatcttttcttttcttttcttttttaatcgtGCACCAgactaaatattttttaatccaGATGTTTAAAAGAGTCTGAGGATTCTGGAAAGTGTTGTTAAACAACATTTtgggtatttttgtttttggaaaATCAAAGTTCTGTGACTGGAATGTAGTCGCTAGCGTGGCTATAGACTTGTAGTCTTGTTGGAAGATATTTCTAAATGTCTTATAGTCTCAGAACCTAATGTAGGCCGACACCACTTTCTAAAATTCTGTATTTTAATGACAACACACTTTCGTCTGTCTATGAATTTATGGCTTGTTGTTGGAATGTCGATTATTATTCCAAAAATTTGAACAATCTCAACAAAATTTGAAGTGGACAGTCACACTGTCTACAGAGAATAAAAGACATACAAgtatatatacggtatatatatatatatatatatagagtacAGTCTTGTAAACGAATACCATCTTCCAGAGCATTGCAGATTGTCTGACACCtcattggggggaaaaaaggccTGAAAACAGGAACTGCACCTCTCTTGAGGCATTTAATctgattacaaaaaaacactgatctAACTCCTTCCCTGAGATTAGGCAGTGATTTCAGTGTACAGAATCAGTATACTGTTGTAAAAGGCGATTAATCAATCAGAACTGGAAGATTTGACCTTGTGTTGAATCCCCTCTGCGAAATCCAGGTAAAATAGTTCAGTTCGAGCTGTTCagccacagccagcagccatGCAAAGGAGAGTAATGGAAGCAACTGAGCAGCGTAAAAAGTCCTAACTGTGTAGTGCTGAGGACAACAATATATACCGAATAAATGAGTAACAACGCTGTGATAAGTCTGTGACATCTTCGAGTGATATACAGCGTGACGTGAGTGTGGGTTTGTCGAATGAGGGTGTCGTAAATTGCCTTAACACTTATCATGCATCGTGGGTCACAACAGAAGTTAGAGCTGAGCGGATGTATCTGGGTCTCTGGAGTCAACCATCCATCGTATGTCTACGAGCAGTGCGTCAGGCTGAGTCTGATCACGCCTTCCCTGTGCAGCTTGTAGAGCAGCTTGAACTCGCTGGGCAGCTGGTGGGTCTCCTGCCACTTGGTGGTGAATTTGGTCCCTTTCTTGTCGTAGTAGTGGTAAGGCAGATCGTTGCCCGTGTTGGGGTCCCAGCCGAAGGGCCAGAATCCGTAGAGGTGGATCTCGTCGCACATGGCGGAGGCCAGCGTGTACATTAGGATCCCGGTGCTGAGACGTTTGGGGGAGAGGTTTTTAGTCTTCCAGTATCTGTGaaggaaaaattaaattaaatacctCTAGGAGCAGAATACAAAGAGTAATCCTTCATCACCATAATTCAACTTCCCTTATGACtgtatgcagtggtggaatagtacatttactcaaatattgTACTTCGAGGTAGACCTACATGTACATTactggagtatttccatttttatgcaactttatacgtCTACTCTACAACAtctcagaggaaaatattgtactgtTTACTCCACTACAGCTTTAGCTTTACTTTTCAGGTTACAATCAGAAACAATCCAAATTTGGTGAGTTTGAATTTGAATGTTGACTGAAGGATGAAACGTTACTTTATGTGTTGATAAAATTCTCCTACTTCTTGagctaaataaactatttaaaaagcctcttggatcagctggaaaatgcatcatcacaaagctgaaaacagggctgtttttctgacaccatgaaaagttgacttttcaGAGACatgtggttctcacaggacagcgacgctacaaacatgtgatgatcttatagaaaATGatgatttcactttcacttttacaatgtactaggcatagtaggcccctattgacccacatctatggggcttatagcgactgataacgcctactTTATGGCGTGATatcagtcaaatcgggtgcagCTAAATAattaaagtacatttaaatTCACCATGTGTAAGTTTTTAATTGTCACCTAATCACACAAAGCTGTGGTCCTGATCATACTGAACTAACAATCAGATCAACTGTCTTACTTGTTGACATCGTGCATTATGTTTCCCGGCCAGGCCAGTTCGACCTTCAGCTGTCCCTTGTGCTCCACAAAGAAGTCCACCAGGGTCCTGGTCACTGTGGCTGAGGTATGAAGGAAGAAGGCAGGGATCCACAGGATGGCTCCCTCCAGCTTCTTCAGGTTCAGGAAGAAGTTGTTCCTGTCTTGGATGGTCAGCAGGTTGTTGTAGTACCTCTCCAGGATGCTGGGGTTAAAGGTGGTCAGGTTGGTCTTCTTGCCCACGTCCTTGGAGTAGACCTCCGTGGGGGCGAAGTTGCAGCGGAAGACGAAGTCGGCCTGGTCGATCTCCGGGCCGCAGTGGCTTCCTGTCAGGATGCCGCTGTTGCCCACCACGGCGCACATGCTGTAATGCTTGTTGTGGATGGGAGAGGTGTCCGGGAGCAGCGACTTCAAGTTATTGCTGATGGAGAAGACGTACTTGTGGCTTGAGTAGTCGAAGTGCATCAGCTGGCCGACGCGCACCCTGTTCTTCGTGAGGGAGAAGTTGGTGGGAATGTCGATGTAGCTGAAGATATCTTtcctgaaaagagaaaaaaactttaacaCTGTGACAAgtagtagtggaagaagtacttagatcttttattcaagtaaaagtagcaataccacaatgtagaaatactccCACCATTGggcactatatatatatttgcctATATTATcattactcatgcattaatgtaaaagcgGGATCTTACTTttgtagttggttgaggtggagctaatcTTTAACTATTTTGCATAagactgcaactaatgattttaattatggattaatctgctgattattttctccattaatcaattgattgtttggtttgtaacaaatctgaaaatagtgagaaatgcgTCACATTTACCCAAAGCGACACCTTCACAAtcctttgttttgtccaaccaacatcAAACCacaaaatgattttaaaaaaccCAAATCAAATTATTAAAAGGGAAAACAGCAATTTCTCACCTTTCATAAATTGGGACAATGAAATAGTAAAACTCTGcatgaaaaataactgaaacaatcaaaatagttgtcaattcattttcatttgattttCTATTGATGATTTATAagctttttgtatgttttggatGCATAATTCTCATTTTGTaatgtaactaaagctgtcaaatagttgtagtgaagtaaaaagtacaatatttccctctgaaatgtagcggagtagaagtagaaagtggcatgaaaagaaaggactcaaagtacaagtacctcaaatttcaGTACTTGAGTTAGTGTACTTAGTGTTACTTTCCATCACTGCTAGAAACCCAactttttaacagtttaacagtatCCAAGAGGAGACTGTTTGTCCTCTtgtgtctttaaaatatttccTTTAACAGTGTAAACCCTGCCTGCTGTTTATCCTGCAGGACGACAGATActagagtagaagaagaagagtggatAAATAGTATATAATTAAAATCTCTCACCTCTGCTGATAAAAAGCCGTCTTGTTGAACTTCCATTTGGACGGTTTTCCTTGGAGCTCCTCGTTCAGGGCGTTCGTTAAGGGGATGAAGGACGGGTCCAGAAAATTCAAGGCAAACTGAGACCTGTGAACAAGAATCAGAGGAAATATATTTCTAATTATGCCATGTGTGTACTGCTCTCTCATTTGGTTTTGTTTGGCCTTGTCTTAAAGGGGATTCAATTTATTCAGATGGTTTTCTGAGGTATTTAAACAAGTGTTCCGCACAGATCTGTTCTGGTTATTCTGAGAAGACAAGGAGTTTTTCATAAACTCACCAATAAGCATGGATGTGTGACATTGACACTTATCATCAGATTCTGATTCTCCATGTTTAGAAAAATAGTTAAATTAAATGCTTTTTAGCCTTTGAAATGCAACAGCCATTTCATTGTGAAACATAGAAAAGTGTTTAGTGGAACCCTGTACACATTTTAATATATCTGAACCAATTAATTCATCTCTCATTTATTTAATCTGATctttttgggttgccaggttgtggaAAATTCCTTCGACCAGTTGGGCGGCTTGCACGACTTCTATCTTCTGGAAAATGTCTGCAATGGATCTGCACCAGAATCCATTTATTGACTATTTACTGACATTTAAAACTGCAGATGAGAAGGATTAAAAACCCCTCTCTTAATGACACATGGGTGATGGATTACCAACATTTAGAACTGCATCATTAGCAAATACAAATGATTAACGCCAGCCAATTAGTAGATGATTTATTAACAACTAATAAAGCATATAGTTAAAGCTTATAAACCTTTTGTTCTCTATTTATATGGATTTTTCAGATGGGGAATTCATGTTTTAGCTGGATGAGGTGGAGCTAATGTTCACTACTTATACATTTATAGTAGTTCAGTCTTTGAATGTATCATATTTATAAACTGACAGCGGTGAAAAAATTATTCTgatcttttatatatatgtagaaTAGATAATAGAGTAGAATGTAAAATGCAATATGTTACAGATTACTAGTTacactgttaaaaatgtaataagtaatcttaattaatttaattaagtaatttaaattaatacatttgatTACTTTTctaataaatactttaaactTGGCAATAAATCTGAAAAGTCCTAAAAACATTAACCTAAACCAGGCAGTGTAGTACTCAACACTGATTACTGTCAACATTTTATTAAACAGAGCAACAGAATGAATGTTATAATGTACATATATGCTTTTAACCGAATATAATATATTCGGATGTAATCACCAACATTTTGATTAGTAACTGTAATTTAGTTACATGTTTCTTTTTCTAAATAACTGTAactgattacatttattttgtaatttaattacTGTTAAATGTAACTAGTTGCGCCCCAACACTGACATTATACTGCATCTATAGATGACAGATAAATGTAGAGGactgaaaagtacaatatttccctccgAAACACAGcctagtggagtagaagtataaagaaacatggaatgtaaatactcaagtaagtaagtatctcaaaattgtaaataagtacagtacttgagtagctaaatgtactttccaccactgtaagCAGATCATGTTTTAGCCTGtatgtgtaaaaacaaaaagtataaCTGTAGTggtgtaaaaagtacaatatttccctctgaaataagataagataagataagataagatattcctttattagtcccgcagtatggaaatttgcagtgtacagcagcaaaggggatagtgcaaaaaacaagaagcatcagctaacacagtgtaaacaaagtgtaacaaaatatgaaccatttaaatagaaggaagcataaaaataggagcagtatatacagtattgacaataaacagactattaaaaaattgcacaggtggaaatgatattgcacagtgagaatgtaGTGATGATTGAAGTACCTCAAATTGTACTTaagcacagtacttgagtactACATGTACTTTTGAGTCACATAGATTGGATGTGATGCTGCTGATAATGCAAACGTTTACAGTGCAACTAcctcactgtactgtatgttacgTCACAACACGCATCGCCCATGGCAACAacatcagcaccacggacagctctctgtctgtttgattgacaggaagCATCATTTAGCCCAAattgaagagagagagtgatcaCATCCAGGTTGAATGGTGCATACACAAGGCctgactcctctctctctgtgtttatatTTACAGCAACAAtaatcatcttcatcatctaaACTACATCATCATCACTCACCTAAATCCTGCGTGGAACATGATCCTCGGGCCTCCCATGTAGTActtggaggaggtgaagaggcTGTCTCTTCGCAAGGATACATAGCTGATGAGCGACAGGATGAGCACGGCGACGCACAGGATAACCAAACCCAGGGCCTTGGCGATGCGGACCATCTTGGGAGCGTTTTCATTCCCTGtatgtagctgctgctgctgctgctgct
Coding sequences within:
- the LOC119492322 gene encoding sia-alpha-2,3-Gal-beta-1,4-GlcNAc-R:alpha 2,8-sialyltransferase-like; translated protein: MVRIAKALGLVILCVAVLILSLISYVSLRRDSLFTSSKYYMGGPRIMFHAGFRSQFALNFLDPSFIPLTNALNEELQGKPSKWKFNKTAFYQQRKDIFSYIDIPTNFSLTKNRVRVGQLMHFDYSSHKYVFSISNNLKSLLPDTSPIHNKHYSMCAVVGNSGILTGSHCGPEIDQADFVFRCNFAPTEVYSKDVGKKTNLTTFNPSILERYYNNLLTIQDRNNFFLNLKKLEGAILWIPAFFLHTSATVTRTLVDFFVEHKGQLKVELAWPGNIMHDVNKYWKTKNLSPKRLSTGILMYTLASAMCDEIHLYGFWPFGWDPNTGNDLPYHYYDKKGTKFTTKWQETHQLPSEFKLLYKLHREGVIRLSLTHCS